The following is a genomic window from Sutcliffiella horikoshii.
ATAATGGACCAGCCGAGGTATGCTAATAACATTAAAAGCACCAGCCCGACAATAATACTGAACATATGTACCCTCCTTTATGTGGGAGAAATGGGAATCTTCCATATATGGAGGTAGTATCCTCTTTTGGGGTTGGAAATATGTATATAGGTAGACGGGATGGGGGTTGAGGTTTTTGTAGAGGAGGTTGAGAGCGATTAAAAGGATCTACTTTCAAAATTAGGTAACTAGGGAGGGTTCTATTTGACCGAAGCAACTTGCTTTGCACCTTAAGAGTCTTATAGAAGCGGTCTATACGACCGAAGCTTTGGCAAGAGCTGCTCTTAAGTCTTATAGAGCCCTTCTATACGACCGAAGCTCTGGCAAAAGCTGCTCTTAAGTCTTATAGAGCCCTTCTATACGACCGAAGCTTTTGGAAAAACTACTCTTAAGTCTTATAGAACCCTCCTATACGACCGAAGCTTTGGCAAGAGTTGCTCTTAAGTCTTATAGAACTCTTCTCTCTTACCGTTTTTGCTTTTCTGAAAGAATTTCGGGCGGAGAGAACCCTTCCGTTTTTGCTTTTCCGAAAGAGTTTCGGGCGGAGAGACACCTTCTCTGTTACCATTTTAGCTTTCCCGTAGAAGTTTCGGGCAGAGATACCCCCAAAAAGTAAAAAAGCGTGCTCATCTGCACGCTTTTTAAACTTTACTCGCTATATGGAATTGGGTTCGGAGAGTAAGGCACGCTTACTTCTTCATTGAGTGTGATAGTTCCTATCGTTCCATCTTGTGAAGATTCAAACACCACACCTCTAACTCCAAATTCTTTTGCTACCATCATCATCGCTTCAAGGGCAAAGATTGTTTCGTCGTTATTTTCAAGTACGCTGCCATCCCCTAGCTTAATCCTAACCACTGTACCATCACTTTCTAGCCCCAATCCCTCCACTTGCACCGTAACAGGAATGGATGGCTCTAGTTTACTGTTCTCAGCTTGCTCTGGTACACTTGTCATCGCTTTGAGAGCATCACCAATGGAAGTATACCGTTCATGACCTGGGACAAGTAAAGGCAGGCTACCTGTGTGATATTTGAAATAAGCCCTCTTGTTTTTAGTCTGGTATTCTACCGGTCCATCATATACATCATTGCCAACTTGCACACCTTTGGTTGATCCGTTATCACTAAATAAGAAATGAGTATATTGATTGCTGAAAGTATCACTAAGTTCTTTAGAGAAAAGATTATCTTGATAGGTTGTTAAACCTTTAGCCATATCAGTTACATCTAAGATTGGCATCGGTCTATCTAACCCTATGTCGCCTTCTGATATTTTTACATTGTCATTAATAGTCGGCACCATGACCCCATAATCCTCGTATGCAATCCCCCCTCGCACCTTATTGAGAGCATCTACATATGTTTCATTTTCACCACGAGGAACAATCACCGTCAGTGGAGTGGTAGAACCACCATGTTCATAATTATCTGCCTCCAACAAGGACACCCCAATGGTAACAGCGTACTCGGATTCTACATTATAGGAAGGTGTAACAAAACTTTTACCATCTGCTGAACTGATCTCCGCTGCAGCAAAGTCATTGGATTCCTCATCACCTTCTGCCTTTAGTGAAGTTTCTTCCTCTTCTTCGATGGCTTCTCTGCTGGTGTCTGCGGCAGAATCATCTGAGTTTTCATCTGAATTCATTGTTGCGATGTCCATACTTTCTTCTGAACTGCTATCAGAGCCACTTAAGCTCATATCGAACTGCATGTTGTTTACGAACATAGGTGCAACCAGGGCGAAAAGGACTAAAGCCGCAACCAATGCAAAAGCAGGTACTATTTTAGACCGGCGAGGGGAATGGGCTAGTTTTGGTTGTATATCTCTATATATTTGTTTCGGGTCACGATCATCTTTAAGTTTAGGCATTTGCCTTAACAACTTTTCCATTTGTTCTTCGTCATTATGACGCATTGCTGTTTCCTCCTTTCTCTTGAAGTTCTTCCATATATGCCTTCAAGACCTTTAAGGCTCTATGTTGAGTTGTTTTCACCTTACTTTCCGTCCAGCCAAGAATTTGGGCTGTTTCTTGAATAGTAAGGGCTTGTATGTACCGCAGGATAAGGACTAGTCGGTGATCGACTTTACATTTATCCAAACACCGGTACATTTGTTGGACTTGTTCATTTTGTACGGCTATCTCTTCAGGAAGTGGAGCGTGATCTCTGACTTGTTGTTTATTCCAGTCGAAAGTTTCAAGTAGTTTGTTTTTCCATCCTTTTTGTTTGCGAAAGGAATCAATGGCAACGTGCTTGGCAATCGAAAACAGCCAGGTCTTTTCACTGCTTTTCCCTTCAAAACGATCATAGGAACGCAAAACTTTTATATAAACTTCTTGAACGAGGTCTTCCGCTTGCTCCTTGTTGTTCACCATGTAATATAAGAACTGATAAACATCCTGGTGATATTTTTCATAGAGCTCTTGAAAAACGGTATTCATAGTTTCCCTCCGTTCATTTCATTAGTCGTATATTATAGTAAGAAAGTTACATTACAAATATATTAAAAAAATTACAATTTGACTAGGGTTATTTGGTAATTATTTCTTTTGTTTTTTGTGTGTAATATAAGTATAAGGGATGTCCGTATAGGATTGTAGGGATTTTTGTAGGCTTTTCCAAAGAGGTTATATACATATTTCGACCTATTTTGATTACGCCGCTGTTGATTTCCGCAAATGGCTTCGCTTTCCGCGGGCGACCTTGAGCCTCCTCACTTCGTTGGAGGGTCTCAACAATGTCGCTACTCTCCCGCAGGAGTCTTCGCCAACTGCTCCAATCACCAGCTAGAAATTCCTAGTAACTCTGCTTCAATTTTTTACATAGTAAAGCGCCAACCCAATTGGATTGGCGCTCCTCTTTTATTTCTTGTAGGTGCTGCTCATTTGATATTGTGCTAGGCTCTCTTTTCTTTTGATGATAAAGGGTGCTCTTTCGTTTAAGAGTTTGGAAAGGATCGGATACAACACGATAAAAAATACGACATTTCCAACTGCATGGTTTATATCAAATGGTAGTCCAGCAAGATAATATGGCCAAAATGGAAATCCTCCGACAATCATGTTTTGGATCGAGAAAACAAAACCGAAAAACAGCCCGCAAAGTCCAGCATAGATGGAAAGGATAAATACTGGAATTCTTTTAAACCATATCCCAATTGCTCCACTTAATAATCCAATAATGGACCATGCAAAGATTTGTGTGAATGTCCACATGCCAGTACCAAGGACCAGGTTCGTTGCAAAGGTAGTACCTACTGCAAGAATCACACCTGAAACCGGCCCCATCCAGAAAGCACATATAATGATGATTGCTGTCACTGGCTGGACGTTAGGTACGGAGGCGAAAACGATTCTCCCCACTACACAAAGGGCTATTAATACACCAAGTAGCGCTATTTTTCTGGTTGTCATCATCATTCCACCTTTTGATAATCAAAATGAACTTCGTCGTTCTCCTCTAGCGTATAATCACTTGCACCGACCATTAAGCTTTCACCGTTGACGGAGATGTTCCAATAATAATCAGATTCTTCCTCAGAGCCCAGGCCGTCAATTCCGACGATGAAATCTCCTCCAAATCCTGTAGTAAGCTCAAAATTGCGGTCCATGACTTCCATCAAAGACTCCCCTTCCTCAAACTCTACAGTCTCCTCACTGATGACTTCTTCGCCTTCTTTCGTTAGTTTGATCGTGGTGGAAAGTTGGCTTTCTTGTTGTTCTTGAGTTTCAGCAGGTGTTTCATTATTAGCTGTATGATTTGTTTCATTTCCTGCATTAGCACAGCCTGTAATGGCAAGAGTTAATGATAGTAAAAGTGTTAGTAAAAGTTTTTTCATATGTTTTTTCCCCTTATGTAATTAATTTGCAGTGCAAGTTGTAAAACCGTATCTTTTCTCCTCCTATCTTTACCCCTAATGTCCCAATCGATCTGTGATGAGCAAAACAAAAAACCTCATCCAATTTCAGGATGAGGCGATAACGGCAATGTCATAATACGACAAATAAAGACAGATTTCTGCCGTCTCTCCTACTCAACCCCCGAAGTATTGAAACTGGTATAATAATTGGCAGGTCTACTGACTTATGCTTCTTCCTACTTTGAGCCTTCCCATATGAGGACCTAATTTCTTAAGCCCGTTCATACAGTGGTCATCTCATTTCGTCCACATTTACAGTTGCGGGGACAGTTTTGGCATTTCACCAAATTCCCTATTAAGTCACCATCGTGACACCAACTATTTCGTATTGCTATTCAATTAACTATGTTTCATATTACAAGATATGTCTGGTCTTGACAAGATAATGTTTCATAGAAAACAAGATTTTTCGCTACACATCTCCATTTTGAGAGTGTTTTTGCGGAATATACATGGAAAATGTCGTTCCCTCGTTCTCTTTTGAATGAACGGATATGGTACCCCGGTGTGCTTCTATGATGTTTTTCACAATGGCAAGTCCCAGTCCTGTACCTGCACGCCCTCTTGTACGCGCTTTGTCCGCCTTATAGAAGCGTTCAAAAACAAAAGGCAGATCTTCTTCAGGTATGCCGTGCCCAGAATCTTTTACATCTATTTTGACACCGTTGTTTATTAATTTTGCATGGATGATTATGGTCCCATCGTCTGCTGTATGGCGAATGGCGTTGTCCACCAGGTTTGTCATTACCTGTTCCATACGGTCTACATCCATTTGGATGGCCCCATCACCTTCTACATGTGATTGCAACACGATAGACTTTTCTTTTGCAAGGCCCTGAAACTTTCTTGTTATCTTTTCGACAAAGGCGACAATATTGGCATTTTCATAATTCAATGAAATATGACCGGCTTCCATTCTCGCAAGATCTAATAAGTCATTTACGAGGCGCCCCATTCTTAAAGATTCATCATAAATAACGGAAGCAAGTTCTTTTTTCTCTTCATCCGTTCCGGCAATATCATCGACAATTGCTTCACTGTAGCCTTGCAGCATGGAAATTGGTGTACGCAATTCATGGGACACATTGGCAATGAAATCTTTACGAAGTTTGTCCAACCTTCTCTCTTCCGTCATATCCCGTATTACTGCAACAGCGCCGCGGATATGGGTTTGCGTATATAGTGGACTCATTACGATTACCCACGTACGTCCTTGATAGGTTAATTCTATACTTTGTTCTTTTTCAACAGAAATAGCCCGTTGGAACATTTCCATTACCTCACCTGGCAAGTCTTCCCCGCTGGCATTGCCTTCTTGATAGTACCAGGCTTGTAAAAATTTCTCCGCCGGTGGATTCGTTACAAGAATGGTGCCATCTCGGTTTAAGGTGATAACCCCATCTGCCATACTGCTGAGAATGTTGGCTAAATGTTCCTTCTCTTGATTCAAAGCGTTAATATTAAACTTGAGTTGTCTGCCCATTTGATTAAAGGCCATCCCAAGTTCCCCAATTTCGTCCGATGTTAAAATTGGAACCTTAGTATCGAACTTCCCTCTTGCGACTTCAAAAGCAGCCTCTCTCATATTACGCAGAGGTGCTGTAATTCTTGTAGACAAGAAGAATGCGAAAATGGTCGTTAAAAAGATTGCAAAACCTGCAGCAAGCAGAATAAGTTTTGTTGTTTGTTTGGTTGTTTCTTTTACGGCAAGCAGGGACTGATAAACGAAAACAGCTCCATCTTTATCCTCATTAATATGCAAAGGAATTCCGACGATCATCACTTCGCCTTGCATTTCATCTGTAATTTGGAAATCGGGCAAATAAGTCTTTTTCGTTACAATCGGCTGATCTTCAAAGACGAGGGAAAGGTCCGGGTCGTTTAGGAAGAATTCAGCAGGTAAATGGTCGATTTGAGATGTCGGAGAATGAGAGTACTCTCCCTTGTCTGTAAAAATAACCACCTGAGACACTTCATCAACAAGCTCCCAAGCTATTGATTTCGATTGTTCCATGTCTTCATGCTGTTCCAAAATTAATGAAATCTTACTCGCTGCCTGGGTCAAATCCTTTTCTGCTTCCTGTACATGGTAATTCTCAAAGAATTCTAGTAAAAGAATGGTTAAAACAAATAATACAAATGAAACTAAAAGTAACACAGTAAGCCAGAGCTTACCAACTACACTTCTCCAAATCATGATTCATTGCCAACCTCGAATTTATAGCCTACGCCCCATACTGTTACAATCATTTTAGAGGCTGGTTCTGACACTTTGTTCAATTTCTCGCGTAGACGTTTCACATGCGTATCAACTGTTCGTAAATCCCCAAAGAACTCGTATTGCCATACTTCTTTCAACAGTTGCTCGCGGTCGAAAACTTTATCAGGAGATTTTGCAAGGAAGTAAAGTAGTTCATATTCTTTAGGGGTAAGATTTATTTCTTTCCCTTCAGATGTCACTCTGTGTGCATCATTATCGATGGTCAAATGAGGAAATACGATGACATCCTTTGTTGTCGTTTCAGTAGTCAGGAACGTTGTGCTAGAGGAGCGACGTAATAACGCTTTCACTCTAAGCACTACTTCTCTTGGACTGAACGGTTTTACAATATAGTCGTCTGTTCCCATTTCAAACCCTTGCACTCGGTTCGTTTCTTCCCCTTTAGCTGTCAGCATGATAATAGGTGTCGCCTTTTTCTCCCTGATTTCTTTACACACTTCCATACCGTCCATGCCAGGCATCATAACATCCAGCAGTATGACATCATATTCTTTTTCAAGCGCCATCTCCAGAGCTGTGTTGCCGTTATCTGCTTCTTCAATGACGTAATTTTCTCTTTCAAGGTACATTTTCAATAACCTTCTAATACGGTCCTCATCATCCACTACAAGGATTCTCACTTCTTTTTCCATATTTCTTAAACCCCCTTTAATTATCTGCAAGAAAAGCCCCCACAATATTGTGAAGGCCGGTTATCTGTATTACATCGCGTAGGAATGAAGCCCTGCAATGATTAAGTTAACGCCAATTAAGTTAAACAGGATGATCGCAAAACCAACAAGCGTGAGCCATGCGGATTTTTCGCCTTCCCATCCTTTAGAAAGACGGAGATGAAGATATCCTGCATAGAATAACCATGTGATAAACGCCCATACTTCTTTTGGATCCCAAGCCCAGAATCTTGACCAGGCTATTTGAGCCCAAATGGCGGCAAAGATAAGTCCACCAAGTGTGAAAACAGGGAAGCCTATTGTTACTGCTCGATAGCCAATTTCATCTACCACATCAAGATTCACCTTAGCAACTGCAGGCTTTAACGCTTTTCCGATAGGTTTTCTAATAATAACTCTTATTAAAAGATATAATATTGCTCCACCAAGTAGAGACCATATTACCGTGTTTAGTTTTACCGTGTTAATCCATGGCGAAAGATTAACAAGGGAATCCATTCTGTTTTCGGTCAATAATTCCCCTTCATTTGGGCCAACAATGGGATACAAGTTATATACCACCTGTTCTTCTGCCCCATCTTTATTGATGTAAGAGAATTGTGCCTCGTAATCCACTGCGCCAAACCCAATGGAGATGAATATAAAACCAAGGAAAGAAATTAACACATAAAGGGTAAATTCAACCCAGAAAGGCTTCTTGCCCTTTTTACTATAATCTACCACTTTCACCAAATAAATCAAACCTGCTGCAAAACTGACAGACAGAATAGCTATGCCTAGTGCTACCGTTGATACGTGAATCGCAAGCCAATGACTTTGCAATGCAGGTATCAAAGGAGAAATATCACTTGGAAACATAGCTGCATATGCAATCAACAGCAAGGCTATTGGGAGGGTGAAAACTCCCAGTGTACTAGTTTTATATATGAAATAAATAACGATAAAAGCTAAGACCATCATCATACCGAAGAAAGTTGTAAATTCAAATAGATTACTTACAGGTGCATGTCCTCCAGCAATCCAACGGGTAATAAAATAGCCTAGTTGAGCTGTAAACCCTAGGATTGTGATGAAAATCCCTATTTTCGCGGCTTTATTTCCTTGCTTACCGCGAATGGCCCCACCGAAGAAGGCTGTACCAATCAGATAAAGAATAAATGCAATATAAAGCAAATTACCACTTAGCTGAGCCATTTTTAAGCCTCCTCTTTCTTTTCTATCTTTTGTTCCTGCGTTTTTTCGGCTTCCACTTGATCTACAGGAATAGAAATAGAAGTATTTTCTAGCGCTTTATTAATTTCATTTTTTAATCCAAACCAGTTCTTGTTCGTATGACCCGCCACCATAATCTCATTGCCGTTCCTTCTGATCCAAACACGACGGTGGTTCCAATACATTCCTTGAATGACACCAATCATAAAGATCGCTCCGCCTGCGCCGAGAATCCATAATGTCAGGTCTTTTCGAACAGTCAATCCTGATACATTGCGCGTTTCTACCCCGGCAAATGTCATCTTGTTCTGGTTTGTACCATTAGGTTCTATGTTTTGTCGTATTGCTACGAGTGCAATTTCCCCCTCAGGCGTTTCAGGTGTAACCATTCTGAAAACGAATGCAGGATTATTAGGCACCCTGGTCTTGGTTGCAGGTTCTCCACCTTCTAAAGTGAAATCCGGAAAGTAATTTACGAGTTCCGCAGACACGCCTTCACCAAGGTCATATGTTTCTTGCGGATTTAGCAAGTCCACTTTTATTGTACCAAAACTGTCACCAGTATCCTTGTTTTCCAAGTTGAATGACATGCTCTTAAATTCATTCAATTTATAGTCTACTTGATAAAGAGCATAATTATCATGCTTCAAAGGCTTGTTCACTTGAACGGCATGCTCTTTTACTTTTTCTAATTCCGGTTCAGCCCCAACGATGTACTCCCCTTTACGCTCATATAAAACCGCGTTTGTTTGGAAATTACTCGCAATGGCATCTTCTCCAACTCTCGAAATAGCGGAATTGAATATTTCGTCGGAAGATTCACTATTATAAGTTTCATAAATAAAGCCTTCATTTTTTAAGTAGTATTGACCACCGGTACCCGGAATAAGCTGAGTTTCCCCTTCACGGACCCAAACTGTTTCATCCACATACATACCCGGGAAAAATCTAAGCATAGCACCAATAAGGAAAATGATGATTCCTATATGATTTACATAAGGACCCCATCTGGAGAATCGATTTTTCTCAGCAAGAATATTTCCATCTTCTTCTCGAACGTTAAATTTACGTTTCAGTAAACCTTGCTTAGCTTTTTCGATTTCTGAGCTTGGATCTTCGTCCACCACCGTCGTTCCATAAACCCTTTGGCGTTTCATGAAGCTCTCATGCCTTGTCACCCTTTGAGTTTTCAACGATTTATGTAAAGGGATAAATCGGTCTAAACTGGCGATGACTAAAGAAATACCTAAGGCAGCGATTAATAGCATGTACCACCAGGACCCATATAAATCATGGAAACCTAACGCATAATACATTTCTCCTGCAAACCCGTACTCTTGCTCATAATACATTTCAGCTGGGATTGCCTGATTGATATAATCTTTTTGAGGAAAAATAGTTCCGATGGAAGAGGTAACAAGAATAATGAAGATGATCCAGATACCAACTTTAACGGATGAAAAGAAATTCCATACTTTATCTATTATCGTCTTGTTATAGGTTTGTGAACGTCTCGCACTACCTTCATAGCGCATATCCAAAAGTTTTTCTTTACTTTGATCGTTTTCCGTTGGTTTTCCGCACGCTTCACAAAGTATGGTACCCTCTGGATTTAGGTGTCCACATTCACATTTTATTTCACTCATACGTAAAACTCCCTATTGTTTAGGTTTGATCATTTCCATGAATTCTTTGACGTCTTCCTCTGTTAATTCACCTGAATGCTTTTTCACGACCTTGCCGTTTTCATCCAGAAGGATAGTAGTAGGCAATGGTAGAATTCCATAGGCCTGTCTTACTTGGTCACGTTTATCCATCGGGATGGGAAAGGTTAATCCATGGCGATCTCTGAATGTTTTAACTGCCAAATCTGTTTCTTGGATATTTACAGCAATTACTTCTACACCCTTTTCTTTAAAGGCTTGATATTGATTTTCCATATAAGGCATTTCTCGTTCACACGGCTTACACCATGTACCCCAGAAATTAAGAAATACACCTTTTCCACGGTAATCTGAAAGCATCACTTCATTGCCTTCAAGATCCGTAAGTACAAAATTTGGTGCCTCATCCCCCACATCCACAATCTCTTTGGACTGGAAGAAGTTTGTATACATGGTATATCCGATTGCGACTAAAAGAAGCAGTAGTATGCTTGTCCGCATCAGTAAACGTTTCTTTTTGTTCATATACATACTCTCCTAAAACTGAGACATTTCATCCTTGTTATTATAACATTTACTACTTTTTGCATAGATAATAGAATATGAAGGTTTTGTGACCGAAAAACAGACGATCCTAAACACAGGAGACAGACACAAACAAAAGCGGAAGCTGCCTTGTAAGCTTCCTCCGCTTTTACTAGTTTTTTACTATTATTTCTTCGGTTTTGTCGCCATCACACGAAGCTGTTTCACTTCATGCGGAGTCAACTCTCTTGCTTCCCCTGCAGACAGTCCATGCAGGTTTAGGAAACCATAACGTTCCCTTTTTAATTTCATGACCGGATGGCCGATCGCTTCAAACATACGGCGAACCTGTCTGTTACGACCTTCATGAATGCTAATTTCAAAGATAGACGTGTTCTTCGTTCTTTCCATGGATAGCAGTTTTATGCGAGCTGGTGCCGTTTTACCGTCCTCAAGCTTAATACCTCTTTCCAAGCTTTTGATTGCTTCTCTTGAAGGAATTCCTTTTAGCTTTGCAACATAGACCTTTTCTACTTCTGATGTCGGATGCATAAGCGCATTTGCGAACTCACCGTCATTGGTCATGAGCAACAACCCGGAAGTATCATAGTCTAATCTACCAACAGGATAAATACGCTCCTCAATGTATGGGAAGAAATCTGTTGCTACTTTTCTACCTTTGTCGTCACTTACACTAGAAATGACGCCTCGCGGTTTGTATAGTAAGAAGTAAACTGGTTTCTCGCGTTCAACGGGAATCCCTTCTACCTCAATTTTGTCATTTGGGTTAACTTTTACCCCTAATTCTTTTACCACTTTATCATTAACTCTTACTTTGCCTTCTTTTATTAATTCTTCTGCTTTTCTTCTTGACGCAATCCCTGCGTGTGCAATAACTTTTTGTAACCGTTCCATATCTTTCACCTCATTCAACATCTTACCCGACTTTCACAATAAAAGCCAAGATTTCTCTACTTCTATGATTCCCAATGTTTGCAAACTCTAATTATACCTGTTGTTATTTGTAAAAAGAAAGAGGAAATAATAGATAACCTTAATTGGCTCAATATAATAAGAAAAACCGAGCAAAAATCTCCCGGTCCATTTTTAGTTGCTTGGTTATGCACCGCTGTTCCTTTCCGCAAATGGCTTCGCTTTCCGCGGGACGGCGCTTGAGCCTCCTCACTTCGTTGCGGGGTCTCAACCTACCGTTACTCCCCCGCTGGAGTCTTCGCCATTTGCTCCAATTCACAGCTAGAAATTACGTTGAAAAACGTTCCTGTTTTTCAGACAATTTGATTAGATTATTTTTCATTAACCATAGTTGAATGAAGTCATCTTGTTGATTGTAGTGGAAGGCGCGTAGACGCCCGCGGGAGGAAGGGACAGGTGAGACCCCGGAAGGCGAAGCCTGAGGAGGCTCACGGACCGCCCGCAGGCAAGCGAAGCGCCTGGAACGGAAATCAACGGTAATATAGTTTTCTAAACTAAAATAAAAACGCCGAGATTTCTCTCGACGAAAAAACTTACATGGCAAAGAATATAGTAACGACCAGAATGGATACAATGATCCCCACTACATCCGCCAACAAACCTACTTTCAACGCATCTCCCATTTTC
Proteins encoded in this region:
- the resA gene encoding thiol-disulfide oxidoreductase ResA, producing the protein MNKKKRLLMRTSILLLLLVAIGYTMYTNFFQSKEIVDVGDEAPNFVLTDLEGNEVMLSDYRGKGVFLNFWGTWCKPCEREMPYMENQYQAFKEKGVEVIAVNIQETDLAVKTFRDRHGLTFPIPMDKRDQVRQAYGILPLPTTILLDENGKVVKKHSGELTEEDVKEFMEMIKPKQ
- a CDS encoding pseudouridine synthase; this encodes MERLQKVIAHAGIASRRKAEELIKEGKVRVNDKVVKELGVKVNPNDKIEVEGIPVEREKPVYFLLYKPRGVISSVSDDKGRKVATDFFPYIEERIYPVGRLDYDTSGLLLMTNDGEFANALMHPTSEVEKVYVAKLKGIPSREAIKSLERGIKLEDGKTAPARIKLLSMERTKNTSIFEISIHEGRNRQVRRMFEAIGHPVMKLKRERYGFLNLHGLSAGEARELTPHEVKQLRVMATKPKK
- the sigX gene encoding RNA polymerase sigma factor SigX encodes the protein MNTVFQELYEKYHQDVYQFLYYMVNNKEQAEDLVQEVYIKVLRSYDRFEGKSSEKTWLFSIAKHVAIDSFRKQKGWKNKLLETFDWNKQQVRDHAPLPEEIAVQNEQVQQMYRCLDKCKVDHRLVLILRYIQALTIQETAQILGWTESKVKTTQHRALKVLKAYMEELQEKGGNSNAS
- a CDS encoding ECF transporter S component translates to MTTRKIALLGVLIALCVVGRIVFASVPNVQPVTAIIIICAFWMGPVSGVILAVGTTFATNLVLGTGMWTFTQIFAWSIIGLLSGAIGIWFKRIPVFILSIYAGLCGLFFGFVFSIQNMIVGGFPFWPYYLAGLPFDINHAVGNVVFFIVLYPILSKLLNERAPFIIKRKESLAQYQMSSTYKK
- a CDS encoding DUF4430 domain-containing protein, which produces MKKLLLTLLLSLTLAITGCANAGNETNHTANNETPAETQEQQESQLSTTIKLTKEGEEVISEETVEFEEGESLMEVMDRNFELTTGFGGDFIVGIDGLGSEEESDYYWNISVNGESLMVGASDYTLEENDEVHFDYQKVE
- the resB gene encoding cytochrome c biogenesis protein ResB; this translates as MSEIKCECGHLNPEGTILCEACGKPTENDQSKEKLLDMRYEGSARRSQTYNKTIIDKVWNFFSSVKVGIWIIFIILVTSSIGTIFPQKDYINQAIPAEMYYEQEYGFAGEMYYALGFHDLYGSWWYMLLIAALGISLVIASLDRFIPLHKSLKTQRVTRHESFMKRQRVYGTTVVDEDPSSEIEKAKQGLLKRKFNVREEDGNILAEKNRFSRWGPYVNHIGIIIFLIGAMLRFFPGMYVDETVWVREGETQLIPGTGGQYYLKNEGFIYETYNSESSDEIFNSAISRVGEDAIASNFQTNAVLYERKGEYIVGAEPELEKVKEHAVQVNKPLKHDNYALYQVDYKLNEFKSMSFNLENKDTGDSFGTIKVDLLNPQETYDLGEGVSAELVNYFPDFTLEGGEPATKTRVPNNPAFVFRMVTPETPEGEIALVAIRQNIEPNGTNQNKMTFAGVETRNVSGLTVRKDLTLWILGAGGAIFMIGVIQGMYWNHRRVWIRRNGNEIMVAGHTNKNWFGLKNEINKALENTSISIPVDQVEAEKTQEQKIEKKEEA
- a CDS encoding ATP-binding protein, with protein sequence MIWRSVVGKLWLTVLLLVSFVLFVLTILLLEFFENYHVQEAEKDLTQAASKISLILEQHEDMEQSKSIAWELVDEVSQVVIFTDKGEYSHSPTSQIDHLPAEFFLNDPDLSLVFEDQPIVTKKTYLPDFQITDEMQGEVMIVGIPLHINEDKDGAVFVYQSLLAVKETTKQTTKLILLAAGFAIFLTTIFAFFLSTRITAPLRNMREAAFEVARGKFDTKVPILTSDEIGELGMAFNQMGRQLKFNINALNQEKEHLANILSSMADGVITLNRDGTILVTNPPAEKFLQAWYYQEGNASGEDLPGEVMEMFQRAISVEKEQSIELTYQGRTWVIVMSPLYTQTHIRGAVAVIRDMTEERRLDKLRKDFIANVSHELRTPISMLQGYSEAIVDDIAGTDEEKKELASVIYDESLRMGRLVNDLLDLARMEAGHISLNYENANIVAFVEKITRKFQGLAKEKSIVLQSHVEGDGAIQMDVDRMEQVMTNLVDNAIRHTADDGTIIIHAKLINNGVKIDVKDSGHGIPEEDLPFVFERFYKADKARTRGRAGTGLGLAIVKNIIEAHRGTISVHSKENEGTTFSMYIPQKHSQNGDV
- a CDS encoding response regulator transcription factor; protein product: MEKEVRILVVDDEDRIRRLLKMYLERENYVIEEADNGNTALEMALEKEYDVILLDVMMPGMDGMEVCKEIREKKATPIIMLTAKGEETNRVQGFEMGTDDYIVKPFSPREVVLRVKALLRRSSSTTFLTTETTTKDVIVFPHLTIDNDAHRVTSEGKEINLTPKEYELLYFLAKSPDKVFDREQLLKEVWQYEFFGDLRTVDTHVKRLREKLNKVSEPASKMIVTVWGVGYKFEVGNES
- the ccsB gene encoding c-type cytochrome biogenesis protein CcsB, with protein sequence MAQLSGNLLYIAFILYLIGTAFFGGAIRGKQGNKAAKIGIFITILGFTAQLGYFITRWIAGGHAPVSNLFEFTTFFGMMMVLAFIVIYFIYKTSTLGVFTLPIALLLIAYAAMFPSDISPLIPALQSHWLAIHVSTVALGIAILSVSFAAGLIYLVKVVDYSKKGKKPFWVEFTLYVLISFLGFIFISIGFGAVDYEAQFSYINKDGAEEQVVYNLYPIVGPNEGELLTENRMDSLVNLSPWINTVKLNTVIWSLLGGAILYLLIRVIIRKPIGKALKPAVAKVNLDVVDEIGYRAVTIGFPVFTLGGLIFAAIWAQIAWSRFWAWDPKEVWAFITWLFYAGYLHLRLSKGWEGEKSAWLTLVGFAIILFNLIGVNLIIAGLHSYAM